A genomic stretch from Saccharomyces paradoxus chromosome XVI, complete sequence includes:
- the YLH47 gene encoding Ylh47p (Mitochondrial inner membrane protein~similar to YPR125W) — protein MLRYRSLPIKRVIPHPAPGIALISSRSMIMRSRVIPLLNPKFSRCNSSASENSKKELKTTNGSQESTTKVSPVKEKEKLPFKVKMQNALRHYWDGSKLLGLEIKISSKLLMKSAAGYPLTRRENLQLKRTTQDIVRLVPFAAFLIIPFAELLLPFALKLFPNLLPSTYESSKKRENKLENLRNTRKLMSEIIKNNKSHFKPNNISEEQKALFNRFYTHVRATGVPESRQQLIEVARLFTDDTVLDNVTRPYLIALAKYMNLQPFGTDVMLRYRIRYKMLELKKDDLSIYYEDAEQLSLSELKTACASRGIRSVDVEPSVLYSNLRLWLNMRLKDKIPSTLLIMATAYNYGNVQSKESLYDALCDVLIGIPDELYHEVKVNVVKEDEASAKQKLKQLREQEEIMKEEEQQEENAIVSVKDELSLDDQDKNIDAAAPDVKPQGTKFIEGTAAIKEK, from the coding sequence ATGCTCAGATATAGGTCTTTGCCAATCAAGAGAGTAATTCCTCATCCGGCACCTGGAATTGCTCTAATTTCTTCTCGTTCTATGATAATGAGATCGAGAGTAATACCGTTGCTGAATCCAAAATTCAGCCGTTGTAACTCTTCAGCGTCTgaaaactcaaaaaaagagcTAAAGACGACAAACGGCAGCCAGGAAAGCACGACTAAGGTCTCTCCAGTaaaagagaaggaaaaattaCCATTTAAGGTTAAGATGCAAAATGCCCTTCGTCATTATTGGGATGGTTCCAAACTTTTGGGATTAGagataaaaatttcttccaaattgCTAATGAAGAGTGCTGCAGGATACCCATTgacaagaagagaaaacttgcaattgaaaagaaccaCCCAAGATATCGTCCGGTTAGTTCCATTTGCTGCTTTCCTCATTATCCCGTTTGCggaacttcttcttccatttgCACTAAAGTTATTTCCCAATTTACTTCCTTCTACTTATGAATCAAGTAAAAAACGCGAGAATAAGCTGGAAAATTTAAGAAACACAAGAAAGTTAATGTCTGAAATCATTAAGAATAACAAGTCCCATTTTAAGCCTAACAATATTTCCGAGGAACAAAAGGCTTTGTTCAACAGGTTTTACACGCATGTGCGTGCTACGGGAGTACCGGAATCTCGTCAACAGCTGATCGAAGTAGCAAGACTATTCACAGATGATACCGTATTAGATAATGTAACAAGACCTTACTTAATTGCATTGGCGAAGTATATGAACTTGCAACCATTCGGCACGGACGTGATGTTACGTTACCGTATCAGATACAAAATGCTcgaattaaaaaaagacgaTCTATCTATATATTACGAAGATGCAGAACAACTCTCCCTTTCTGAACTGAAAACAGCATGTGCCTCCAGGGGTATTAGAAGCGTCGATGTTGAACCCAGCGTGTTATATTCGAATCTGAGATTGTGGCTGAACATGAGGCTTAAGGACAAGATCCCATCCACGTTATTAATTATGGCTACTGCCTATAACTACGGTAATGTCCAATCAAAGGAGTCGTTGTACGACGCATTATGTGATGTCCTAATCGGTATCCCTGATGAACTGTACCATGAGGTTAAAGTAAACGTCgttaaagaagatgaagcaTCTGCTaaacaaaaattgaaacaaTTGAGGgagcaagaagaaatcatgaaggaagaagagcagcaagaagaaaacgcCATTGTGAGTGTTAAGGATGAGCTGAGCTTGGACGACCAAGACAAGAACATAGATGCAGCCGCTCCAGATGTAAAACCGCAAGGCaccaaatttattgaaggAACTGCTGCCATCAAAGAGAAGTAA
- a CDS encoding pyridoxine 4-dehydrogenase (pyridoxine 4-dehydrogenase~similar to YPR127W), with the protein MSVTNLKNVVHELDTGYGLMSLTWRAEPVPQSQAFEAMYRVVELSRERGHKAFFNVGEFYGPDFINLSYVHDFFVKYPDLRKDVVISCKGGADNATLTPRGSHDDVVQSVKNSVSAIGGYIDIFEVARIDTSLCTKGEVYPYESFEALAEMISEGVIGGISLSEVNEQQIRAIYKDWGKFLTCVEVELSLFSTDILQNGIARTCAELGLTIICYSPLGRGLLTGQLKSNADIPEGDFRKTLKRFSDESLKKNLTLVKFLQEEIVDKRPKNNSITLPQLALGWIKHWNKVPEYKGAKFIPIPSGSSTSKVNENFDEQKTKLTEQEFNAINKHLATFHTVGDRYEMA; encoded by the coding sequence atgtcCGTCaccaatttgaaaaacgTTGTCCACGAATTAGATACCGGCTATGGTTTAATGAGTTTGACCTGGAGAGCCGAACCTGTCCCTCAGTCACAGGCCTTCGAAGCCATGTACAGAGTGGTTGAATTATCCAGAGAACGCGGGCACAAAGCCTTCTTTAACGTTGGTGAGTTTTATGGTCCCGATTTTATTAATCTGTCATATGTTCACGACTTCTTTGTGAAGTATCCGGATTTGAGAAAGGATGTGGTTATTAGTTGTAAAGGTGGTGCAGACAATGCTACCTTAACTCCCAGGGGCAGTCATGATGACGTGGTTCAAAGTGTAAAGAATTCAGTTAGTGCTATTGGCGGCTACATCGACATCTTCGAAGTTGCAAGAATCGACACTTCCTTATGCACGAAAGGAGAGGTTTATCCCTACGAATCTTTCGAAGCCCTTGCTGAAATGATCTCCGAAGGCGTCATTGGTGGTATCTCATTAAGTGAAGTTAATGAACAACAAATAAGAGCTATCTACAAGGACTGGGGAAAGTTTTTGACCTGCGTTGAAGTCGAACTTTCTTTGTTCAGCACGGACATTTTACAGAACGGAATTGCTAGAACATGTGCTGAATTGGGATTGACTATCATCTGCTACTCCCCACTAGGTAGGGGGTTGTTGACAGGTCAATTGAAATCCAATGCTGATATTCCAGAGGGTGACTTTAGGAAAACCTTGAAAAGGTTTAGCGATGagtctttgaagaaaaacttgaCCTTGGTTAAGTTCTTGCAGGAAGAAATCGTCGACAAGCGTCCTAAAAACAACTCTATTACTCTTCCTCAGTTGGCTTTGGGATGGATTAAACACTGGAACAAAGTTCCAGAATACAAGGGCGCCAAATTTATTCCAATTCCAAGTGGCTCTTCTACTTCTAAGGTTAATGAAAACTTTGACGAACAAAAAACCAAACTTACCGAACAGGAGTTCAATGCCATTAACAAACATCTGGCTACTTTCCACACTGTTGGCGACAGATACGAAATGGCGTaa
- the ANT1 gene encoding Ant1p (Peroxisomal adenine nucleotide transporter~similar to YPR128C) gives MLTLEAALTGAVASAMANIAVYPLDLSKTIIQSQVSSPSRELSNKDKVLLNKRYKNVIDCMISIFREKGFFGLYQGVTVTTVATFVQNFVYFFWYTFIRKSYMKHKLLGPQSLKSRGNSITPSTIEELALGVAAASISQLFTSPMAVVATRQQTVHSAESAKFTNVIKDIYRESNGDITAFWKGLRTGLALTINPSITYASFQRLKEVFFHDHSNDVGSLSAVQNFILGVLSKMISTLVTQPLIVAKTMLQSAGSRFTTFQEALLYLYKNEGLKSLWKGVLPQLTKGVIVQGLLFAFRGELTKSLKKLIFLYSSFFLKHNGQHKLTSI, from the coding sequence ATGTTAACTCTAGAGGCTGCTTTAACTGGTGCCGTAGCTTCGGCAATGGCCAATATTGCAGTATATCCGCTGGATTTATCGAAAACAATTATTCAGTCACAAGTATCTTCTCCTTCAAGGGAACTCAGTAATAAAGATAAAGTTTTGCTCAATAAGAGGTACAAGAATGTTATAGATTGTATGATAAGCATATTTAGAGAAAAGGGGTTTTTCGGTTTATATCAAGGTGTGACAGTTACTACAGTGGCCACATTCGTCCAGaattttgtttatttcttctggtACACATTTATTAGAAAGTCTTACATGAAACACAAGCTATTAGGGCCGCAGTCATTGAAAAGCCGCGGTAATTCTATCACGCCTTCTACGATTGAAGAATTGGCGCTTGGGGTAGCGGCTGCTAGTATATCCCAGCTTTTTACGAGCCCTATGGCTGTGGTGGCCACGAGACAACAAACAGTCCATTCTGCAGAGTCCGCTAAATTTACTAACGTTATCAAGGACATCTACCGTGAAAGCAATGGGGACATAACCGCTTTTTGGAAAGGTTTAAGAACAGGTTTGGCTTTGACAATAAACCCTTCCATCACATATGCCTCTTTTCAAAGGCTTAAGGAAGTTTTCTTCCATGACCATTCCAACGATGTTGGCAGTTTGTCAGCAgttcaaaatttcattttgggTGTCCTTTCCAAGATGATTTCCACTCTAGTTACGCAACCCTTGATTGTCGCTAAAACAATGCTTCAAAGTGCCGGTTCTAGATTCACCACTTTTCAAGAAGCGCTTTTGTACTTGTACAAAAATGAAGGGTTAAAATCTCTTTGGAAGGGGGTTCTTCCTCAACTGACAAAGGGCGTTATCGTGCAAGGCCTGTTGTTTGCCTTCAGGGGAGAATTGACAAAATCTTTAAAGAAGCTAATATTCTTGTactcttcatttttcctAAAACACAACGGACAACATAAGCTGACTTCCATTTGA
- the SCD6 gene encoding Scd6p (Repressor of translation initiation~similar to YPR129W): MSQYIGKTISLISVTDNRYVGLLEDIDSEKGTVTLKEVRCFGTEGRKNWGPEEIYPNPAVYNSVKFNGSEVKDLSILDANINDIQPVVPQMMPPASQFPPQQAQSSPPAQVQAQSQAPKPESNVPAAVAGYGVYTPTSTETATANMNDKSLSQDANVNSQSRERGKNGENEQKYQRNKNRSTNRPPQSNRNFKVDIPNEDFDFQSNNAKFTKGDSNDVEKEQELESASNKQDESDEPFYNKKSSFFDTISTSTETNTNMRWQEEKMLNVDTFGQASARPRFHSRGRGRGRGNFRGNRGNRGRGGQRGNYQNRNNYQNNGAGFQDQNDSYSRSANHFSQPPSNVEF; encoded by the coding sequence ATGTCGCAGTACATCGGTAAGACTATCTCTTTAATCTCTGTGACTGACAACAGATATGTGGGGCTGTTAGAAGATATCGACTCTGAAAAGGGTACGGTAACTTTGAAGGAGGTTCGCTGTTTTGGTACAGAAGGCCGCAAGAACTGGGGTCCTGAAGAGATCTATCCGAATCCTGCGGTATACAATTCGGTAAAATTCAACGGCAGTGAAGTCAAGGATTTAAGCATCTTAGACGCTAACATCAATGACATTCAGCCTGTTGTTCCCCAAATGATGCCACCGGCATCGCAATTCCCTCCTCAACAAGCTCAATCTTCCCCTCCGGCTCAAGTGCAAGCACAATCCCAGGCTCCAAAGCCCGAATCTAATGTTCCCGCTGCGGTTGCTGGATATGGTGTTTATACTCCAACTTCCACAGAAACTGCTACTGCTAACATGAATGATAAATCCCTCTCACAAGACGCCAATGTAAACTCGCAAAGTAGGGAAAGAGGTAAAAATGGTGAGAACGagcaaaaatatcaaagaaacaagaatagATCGACTAATCGCCCTCCTCAATCTAACCGCAACTTCAAAGTCGATATCCCgaatgaagattttgacTTCCAATCAAATAATGCAAAATTCACTAAAGGTGATTCCAATGATgtggaaaaagaacaagaattgGAATCTGCTTCCAACAAGCAGGATGAATCTGATGAGCCCttttataataaaaaatcatcTTTTTTCGACACCATCTCCACTTCCACTGAAACCAATACCAATATGAGGTggcaagaagaaaaaatgttgaacGTTGACACGTTCGGACAAGCTTCAGCCAGACCAAGGTTTCACTCTAGAGGTCGCGGTCGTGGGCGTGGTAATTTTAGAGGAAATAGAGGAAACAGAGGAAGAGGCGGCCAACGTGGAAACTACCAAAACAGAAATAACTACCAAAATAACGGTGCGGGTTTTCAGGACCAAAACGACTCGTACAGTAGATCAGCAAACCATTTTTCTCAACCACCTTCCAATGTTGAATTCTAA
- the NAT3 gene encoding peptide alpha-N-acetyltransferase complex B subunit NAT3 (Catalytic subunit of the NatB N-terminal acetyltransferase~similar to YPR131C), with product MTTIQPFEPIDLFKTNNVNLDILTENFPLEFYFEYMIIWPDLFFKSLEMTVDPAFKHNISGYMMAKTEGKTTEWHTHITAVTVAPRFRRISLASKLCNTLETMTDVMPHEVNFIDLFVKCNNQLAIKLYEKLGYSVYRRVVGYYNSTEDGYPDTLKKVDDNKDAFDMRKAMARDKNRSVRPDGRNHKCYPHDVRF from the coding sequence ATGACAACAATTCAACCTTTTGAGCCCATTGATTTGTTCAAAACTAACAACGTCAACCTTGATATTTTGACAGAAAATTTCCCTTTagagttttattttgaatacaTGATAATATGGCCagatcttttcttcaaaagtttaGAAATGACTGTTGATCCTGCATTCAAGCATAACATCTCTGGCTACATGATGGCAAAAACGGAAGGCAAGACCACGGAGTGGCACACCCATATAACCGCAGTGACAGTAGCTCCAAGATTCCGTCGAATATCGCTAGCTTCAAAGTTATGTAATACTTTAGAGACCATGACGGATGTCATGCCCCATGAAGTTAACTTTATCGATCTTTTCGTCAAGTGTAATAACCAACTGGCTATAAAACTTTACGAAAAACTAGGATACAGTGTCTACAGAAGGGTGGTAGGGTATTATAACTCAACTGAAGATGGGTATCCGGATACGctgaaaaaagttgatGACAATAAAGATGCCTTTGATATGAGAAAGGCTATGGCTAGGGACAAGAACAGAAGTGTACGGCCCGACGGAAGAAACCATAAATGCTATCCACACGATGTAAGATTCTAA
- the RPS23B gene encoding 40S ribosomal protein uS12 (Ribosomal protein 28 (rp28) of the small (40S) ribosomal subunit~similar to YPR132W), with protein MGKGKPRGLNSARKLRVHRRNNRWAENNYKKRLLGTAFKSSPFGGSSHAKGIVLEKLGIESKQPNSAIRKCVRVQLIKNGKKVTAFVPNDGCLNFVDENDEVLLAGFGRKGKAKGDIPGVRFKVVKVSGVSLLALWKEKKEKPRS; from the exons atggGTAAAGGTAAGCCAAGAGGTTTGAACTCCGCTAGAAAGTTGCGTGTCCACAGAAGAAACAA CCGTTGGGCCGAAAACAACTATAAGAAGAGATTATTGGGTACTGCCTTCAAATCTTCTCCATTCGGTGGTTCTTCTCACGCCAAGGGTATCGTCTTAGAAAAGTTGGGTATTGAATCCAAGCAACCTAACTCTGCTATCAGAAAGTGTGTTAGAGTTCAATTAATTAAGAACGGTAAGAAGGTTACTGCTTTCGTTCCAAACGATGGTTGTTTGAACTTTGTCGACGAAAATGACGAAGTCTTGCTAGCCGGTTTCGGTAGAAAGGGTAAGGCTAAGGGTGATATTCCAGGTGTTAGATTCAAGGTCGTTAAGGTCTCTGGTGTCTCCTTGTTGGCTTTGtggaaggaaaagaaggaaaagccAAGATCTTAA
- the SPN1 gene encoding transcription factor SPN1 (Protein involved in RNA polymerase II transcription~similar to YPR133C), which translates to MSAAGQEQPRVMEATPEERSTSLQESTVDAGNEDIKQHQIMEPQENIEDASNVTKGSDNGGKDDEGVIDENSGVEAAERKRKHISTDLSDDDLEKEAHNEQSPQPMVENRISKGRDSSATPSSRQELEEKLDRILKKPKVRRTRRDEDDLEQYLDEKILRLKDEMNIAAQLDIDTLNKRIETGDTSLIAMQKVKLLPKVVSVLSKANLADTILDNNLLQSVRIWLEPLPDGSLPSFEIQKSLFAALNDLPVKTEHLKESGLGRVVIFYTKSKRVEAQLARLAEKLIAEWTRPIIGASDNYRDKRIMQLEFDSEKLRKKSVMDSAKNRKKKSKSGEDPTSRGSSVQTLYEQAAARRNRAAAPAQTTTDYKYAPVSNLSAVPTNARAVGVGSTLNNSEMYKRLTSRLSKKHK; encoded by the coding sequence ATGAGTGCCGCCGGTCAAGAACAACCCAGAGTGATGGAAGCGACACCTGAAGAAAGGTCAACTTCCTTACAGGAGTCAACTGTTGACGCTGGAAACGAAGATATAAAACAGCATCAAATTATGGAAcctcaagaaaatatagagGATGCCTCTAATGTTACAAAAGGTTCAGATAACGGAGGGAAGGACGACGAAGGTGTTATAGATGAAAATAGCGGTGTAGAGGCTGCAGAAAGGAAACGTAAGCATATAAGCACAGATTTGTCAGATGACGACCTAGAAAAGGAAGCACATAATGAGCAGAGTCCTCAGCCCATGGTAGAAAATAGGATTAGTAAAGGCAGAGATTCAAGCGCCACTCCCAGTAGTAGACAGGAgttggaagaaaaactggaCCGTATATTGAAGAAACCGAAAGTTAGAAGAACGAGGAGAGATGAGGACGATTTGGAACAGTActtggatgaaaaaattctaaGGCTCAAAGATGAAATGAATATTGCAGCACAATTGGACATCGATACCTTAAATAAGAGAATAGAAACTGGAGATACTTCACTGATTGCCATGCAAAAGGTCAAATTGTTGCCGAAAGTGGTAAGCGTACTGTCAAAGGCGAATTTGGCTGACACCATTTTAGATAATAACTTACTCCAGAGTGTCAGAATATGGTTAGAGCCCTTACCTGATGGGTCTTTGCcatcttttgaaattcaaaaatcgCTCTTCGCAGCTTTGAATGATCTACCAGTGAAAACCGAACATCTAAAGGAAAGTGGTTTAGGAAGAGTGGTTATTTTTTATACAAAGTCCAAACGTGTCGAAGCTCAACTAGCTAGGTTggctgaaaaattaattgcGGAATGGACAAGACCTATTATCGGTGCTTCCGATAACTACAGAGACAAGAGAATAATGCAACTGGAGTTTGATTCTGAAAAACTGAGGAAGAAATCCGTTATGGATTCTGCCaaaaataggaaaaagaaatccaAGTCAGGAGAAGATCCTACCTCTCGCGGTTCTTCGGTACAAACCTTGTACGAACAAGCTGCCGCAAGGAGAAACAGAGCTGCTGCACCAGCACAAACCACTACTGATTACAAGTATGCCCCTGTGAGTAATCTTAGCGCAGTACCTACAAACGCAAGAGCCGTTGGTGTTGGTTCCACTTTGAACAACAGTGAGATGTACAAGAGATTAACCTCAAGGTTAAGTAAGAAGCataaataa
- the TOM5 gene encoding Tom5p (similar to YPR133W) — MFGLPQQEVSEQEKRAHQEQTEKTLKQAAYVAAFLWVSPMIWHLVKKQWK; from the coding sequence ATGTTTGGTCTACCTCAACAGGAAGTCTCCGAACAGGAGAAAAGAGCTCATCAAGAACAAACTGAGAAAACCTTGAAACAGGCCGCTTACGTGGCTGCGTTTCTTTGGGTTTCCCCAATGATCTGGCATTTGGTGAAAAAGCAATGGAAATAA
- the MSS18 gene encoding Mss18p (Nuclear encoded protein needed for splicing of mitochondrial intron~similar to YPR134W) encodes MGLPELNFLRKNCILVELKLFYQTLYPPKELYWSHRITSELSRFSDIKYARPTFAVNNGTFQRTRPKLDLILASSDIHKLATVLFSLRALVMNTKDEESAVTMTTGVRTNEGKSGDLEQKYSSLLNRWNGGIEANDSPFFQLQLNSNLLFSRRPIRYVSTTEDKDVDISSEEFFTLQEEQHLRSEAVLVDEHSQTSVGIRDGQYGPNIIHFEPSVYYSYYSLPLSMKLWLNGLEDTETTMMEIREKSAENLDILLYGFKGFPNKYDKR; translated from the coding sequence ATGGGTTTACCTGAACTTAACTTCCTTCGAAAAAACTGCATACTTGTGGAGCTGAAATTATTTTACCAAACATTGTATCCACCCAAGGAACTATATTGGAGCCACCGAATAACTAGCGAATTGAGCAGATTCTCCGACATTAAGTACGCAAGGCCAACGTTTGCAGTGAACAATGGCACATTTCAGAGAACAAGACCAAAATTAGACTTGATATTAGCTTCATCTGATATTCATAAACTGGCTACGGTTTTATTCAGTTTAAGAGCGCTCGTAATGAATACGAAGGATGAGGAATCCGCAGTAACTATGACTACTGGCGTCCGAACGAACGAGGGGAAAAGTGGTGACTTGGAACAGAAATACTCAAGTCTGCTAAATAGATGGAATGGGGGCATTGAAGCGAATGATTCGCCCTTCTTTCAGCTCCAACTGAACAGTAACCTATTGTTTTCCAGGAGGCCAATACGTTATGTTAGCACTACAGAAGACAAAGATGTGGACATATCTAGTGAAGAGTTCTTCACACTACAGGAAGAACAGCACCTAAGAAGTGAGGCTGTTTTGGTTGACGAACATTCTCAAACGTCAGTCGGGATAAGAGATGGTCAATACGGGCCAAATATAATTCACTTCGAACCTTCGGTGTACTATTCGTATTATTCTCTACCGCTAAGTATGAAACTTTGGTTAAATGGCCTAGAGGACACCGAAACAACAATGATGGAAATTAGGGAGAAGTCTGCTGAAAACCTggatatattattatatggTTTCAAAGGATTTCCAAACAAGTACGACAAAAGATAA